In a single window of the Caldilineales bacterium genome:
- a CDS encoding esterase family protein: MKAIFVAACLSLAVLAMTACARAATPPPPTATPSPPTATRIPRTPTPRLPTPTPIPPTITPIPYLPPPSETPPPISPKYRLSQVYESFRSPSLAGNMLEIATTRTFMVHLPASYDSGDKRYPVLYALPLWTTGNARDFGLPEALGRWVEAGKMPEAIIVEVDSHSTHYVGDFYQSNPVIGDWEGYVAKDLVGYIDGKYRTLPDPASRAILGLEDAGGGGAIHMGLKRPDVFGIVATMAPGLGSEVFLKDCAIKSYFTGSGHMWAPAWACKELAQALSLSFAADPNNKPVAPEPAVKVNGKWQLTPEVWEKGKRVHPSYDLEGYSQQSARLKAMLLVQSATDQATNISNVRNFVEAMEEIGIPVDYREVITPDEWGHHFWDNEMLFEFLSKQLVAE, translated from the coding sequence ATGAAAGCGATCTTCGTTGCCGCCTGCCTGAGCCTGGCGGTGCTGGCGATGACGGCCTGCGCCCGCGCGGCCACCCCACCGCCGCCCACGGCCACGCCGTCGCCGCCCACCGCCACCCGCATCCCTCGCACCCCCACCCCGCGCCTGCCCACCCCCACCCCCATCCCACCCACCATCACCCCCATCCCCTACCTGCCCCCGCCCTCCGAGACGCCGCCCCCGATTTCGCCCAAGTATAGACTCAGCCAGGTCTACGAAAGCTTCCGTAGTCCCTCGTTGGCCGGCAACATGCTGGAAATTGCTACCACGCGCACGTTCATGGTGCATCTGCCTGCCAGCTACGATAGCGGTGACAAACGCTATCCGGTCCTCTATGCGCTGCCGTTGTGGACGACCGGAAATGCCAGGGATTTCGGCCTCCCCGAGGCGCTGGGCCGGTGGGTGGAGGCGGGGAAGATGCCGGAGGCGATCATCGTCGAGGTCGATTCGCACAGCACCCACTATGTCGGTGACTTCTACCAGAGCAACCCGGTGATCGGGGATTGGGAGGGCTACGTCGCCAAGGATCTGGTCGGCTATATCGATGGCAAGTACCGCACGCTGCCCGACCCGGCCAGTCGGGCCATCCTCGGTCTCGAGGACGCGGGCGGCGGCGGCGCCATCCACATGGGCCTGAAGCGGCCGGATGTGTTCGGCATTGTGGCCACTATGGCTCCTGGTCTCGGCTCTGAGGTCTTCCTCAAGGATTGCGCCATCAAGTCCTACTTCACCGGGAGCGGGCACATGTGGGCGCCGGCCTGGGCCTGCAAGGAATTGGCCCAGGCCCTGAGCCTGAGCTTCGCTGCCGACCCGAACAACAAGCCTGTTGCCCCTGAGCCGGCCGTCAAAGTGAATGGCAAGTGGCAGTTGACGCCTGAAGTGTGGGAAAAGGGCAAGCGGGTTCATCCTTCCTATGACCTCGAGGGCTACAGCCAACAAAGCGCCAGGCTGAAGGCCATGCTGCTGGTGCAAAGCGCCACCGATCAGGCTACCAATATCAGCAATGTGCGCAATTTCGTAGAAGCGATGGAAGAGATCGGGATTCCGGTCGATTACCGCGAGGTGATCACGCCCGACGAGTGGGGGCATCATTTCTGGGATAACGAAATGCTGTTCGAGTTTCTGAGCAAGCAGTTGGTGGCCGAGTAG
- a CDS encoding trimethylamine methyltransferase family protein, giving the protein MRRRDRPTAPTAAPTLDLPHLAPRLAMLSAEDCQRIHQASCAILERTGVRVYHEGGLKLLQQAGARVEGDWVHIPAEMVDAAIASAPRGFNLYRRGSDQVACILDGEHVYFGPGSDTLRYLDPRSGRRRDFTTADIGDCIRVCDFLPEIGFVMSVGIPRDVPTQLYFRHQYAALLRNTVKPVVVVCNDLADIEAITAMHAAAAGGMEALSAHPTLLLYSEPTTPLSHAYEAVDKLLFVARHRIPVTHSPAPMIGGTAPITIAGAVALGNAEMLSGLVMHQLQMPGAPFLYGHGVHHLDMKEMISVYGAPEFQLARVMAAEMARFYRLPCWGYAGHSDSAVMDEQAAVDAQFSVQTALLAKTNLNHDVGYLEAGLANSPEFMVLTNEIISMNRAFAHGVRIDDESLAVAVVNDVGPGGQFLSHEHTMAHWRELWTPKLFDRQRLNPWVEKGGKDARTRVREMTLAILDSHQSEPLPAAVDAEIDYILQRG; this is encoded by the coding sequence ATGCGCCGCCGTGACCGTCCCACCGCCCCCACCGCCGCCCCTACGCTCGACCTGCCCCACCTCGCGCCCCGGCTGGCGATGCTGAGCGCCGAGGATTGCCAGCGCATCCACCAGGCCTCGTGCGCCATTCTCGAACGCACCGGCGTGCGGGTGTATCACGAGGGCGGGCTGAAGCTGCTGCAACAGGCCGGGGCCAGGGTCGAGGGCGATTGGGTGCACATCCCGGCCGAGATGGTGGATGCCGCCATCGCCAGCGCCCCGCGCGGTTTCAACCTCTACCGGCGGGGCAGCGACCAGGTCGCCTGCATCCTCGATGGCGAACACGTCTACTTTGGCCCCGGCTCCGACACCTTGCGCTATCTCGACCCGCGCAGCGGCCGCCGCCGGGACTTCACCACTGCCGACATCGGCGACTGCATCCGCGTCTGCGACTTTCTGCCGGAGATCGGCTTCGTGATGTCGGTCGGCATCCCCCGCGATGTGCCGACGCAGCTCTATTTCCGGCACCAATACGCCGCCCTCCTGCGCAACACCGTCAAGCCGGTGGTCGTGGTCTGCAATGACCTGGCCGACATCGAAGCGATCACGGCCATGCACGCTGCGGCAGCCGGGGGGATGGAAGCCCTGTCGGCCCACCCCACCCTCTTGCTGTACTCCGAGCCAACCACGCCGCTCTCGCACGCCTACGAGGCCGTGGACAAGCTGCTGTTCGTCGCCCGCCACCGCATCCCGGTCACGCACTCGCCGGCGCCGATGATCGGCGGCACGGCCCCGATCACCATTGCTGGGGCCGTGGCCCTGGGCAATGCCGAGATGCTGAGCGGGCTGGTGATGCACCAGCTGCAGATGCCGGGGGCGCCGTTCCTGTATGGGCATGGCGTCCATCATCTGGACATGAAGGAGATGATCAGCGTCTACGGGGCGCCGGAGTTCCAACTGGCGCGGGTGATGGCGGCGGAGATGGCGCGCTTCTATCGGCTGCCGTGCTGGGGCTATGCCGGGCATTCGGACAGCGCCGTCATGGACGAGCAGGCGGCGGTGGATGCGCAGTTTTCGGTGCAGACGGCGCTGCTGGCCAAGACCAATCTCAATCACGATGTCGGTTATCTGGAGGCCGGGCTGGCGAATTCGCCCGAATTCATGGTGCTGACGAACGAGATCATCAGCATGAACCGGGCTTTCGCCCACGGTGTGCGTATCGATGACGAGTCGCTGGCAGTGGCGGTGGTGAACGATGTGGGGCCGGGCGGCCAGTTCCTCAGCCACGAGCACACGATGGCCCATTGGCGCGAGCTATGGACGCCCAAACTGTTCGACCGGCAGCGGCTCAACC